The Patagioenas fasciata isolate bPatFas1 chromosome 3, bPatFas1.hap1, whole genome shotgun sequence genome contains a region encoding:
- the FAM228B gene encoding protein FAM228B isoform X1, whose product MAFLSQKNKTVWSERKSSKGGLKQKPGAPLQAAPDESQDIIGSVQCILDREHYFVREVDRYLRHNDFLNLRKKEMLYKKWLEDVSEPLLQKIEDKMDSQSSEEIRKRNDKQLSLYLNYCKKKGFVALETYDPSEYDPFFLKTHTDRWKVSIPALQDPLLQGIQRKFIEAGVIKQCETGRPRSTSEVNELSKAELPLLPLSRQHMDPIAWLKIPYLYIASEVYKTNRQKVISHKDSES is encoded by the exons ATGGCATTCCTATCTCAGAAGAACAAAACTGTTTGGAGTGAAAGGAAATCTTCAAAAGGTGGCCTGAAGCAGAAGCCTGGGGCACCTCTGCAG GCAGCACCTGATGAAAGTCAAGACATCATTGGTTCTGTTCAGTGCATCTTGGACAGAGAACATTATTTTGTGAGG GAGGTAGACAGATATTTGAGGCACAATGATTTCTTAAATCTGAGAAAGAAGGAGATGCTGTACAAGAAATGGCTTGAGGATGTTTCAGAACCACTGCTGCAGAAAATTGAGGACAAAATGGACAGCCAGTCAAGCGAGGAGATACGGAAAAGGAACGATAAACAACTCTCTCTCTATTTAAACTACTGTAAAAAGAAG GGTTTTGTGGCTTTGGAAACTTATGACCCGTCCGAGTATGATCCGTTCTTCCTGAAGACACACACAGACCGCTGGAAG GTTTCAATACCAGCTTTACAGGATCCTCTGTTACAAGGCATTCAAAGAAAGTTTATTGAGGCAGGCGTTATCAAGCAGTGTGAGACAG GCAGACCACGTTCTACCAGTGAAGTGAACGAACTCAGTAAAGCAGAACTGCCACTGCTTCCTTTGAGCCGTCAACATATGGATCCAATTGCGTGGCTGAAGATACCATACCTCTACATCGCTAGTGAGGTCTACAAAACTAACAG GCAGAAAGTCATCAGCCACAAAGACAGCGAGAGCTGA
- the FAM228B gene encoding protein FAM228B isoform X2, which yields MAFLSQKNKTVWSERKSSKGGLKQKPGAPLQEVDRYLRHNDFLNLRKKEMLYKKWLEDVSEPLLQKIEDKMDSQSSEEIRKRNDKQLSLYLNYCKKKGFVALETYDPSEYDPFFLKTHTDRWKVSIPALQDPLLQGIQRKFIEAGVIKQCETGRPRSTSEVNELSKAELPLLPLSRQHMDPIAWLKIPYLYIASEVYKTNRQKVISHKDSES from the exons ATGGCATTCCTATCTCAGAAGAACAAAACTGTTTGGAGTGAAAGGAAATCTTCAAAAGGTGGCCTGAAGCAGAAGCCTGGGGCACCTCTGCAG GAGGTAGACAGATATTTGAGGCACAATGATTTCTTAAATCTGAGAAAGAAGGAGATGCTGTACAAGAAATGGCTTGAGGATGTTTCAGAACCACTGCTGCAGAAAATTGAGGACAAAATGGACAGCCAGTCAAGCGAGGAGATACGGAAAAGGAACGATAAACAACTCTCTCTCTATTTAAACTACTGTAAAAAGAAG GGTTTTGTGGCTTTGGAAACTTATGACCCGTCCGAGTATGATCCGTTCTTCCTGAAGACACACACAGACCGCTGGAAG GTTTCAATACCAGCTTTACAGGATCCTCTGTTACAAGGCATTCAAAGAAAGTTTATTGAGGCAGGCGTTATCAAGCAGTGTGAGACAG GCAGACCACGTTCTACCAGTGAAGTGAACGAACTCAGTAAAGCAGAACTGCCACTGCTTCCTTTGAGCCGTCAACATATGGATCCAATTGCGTGGCTGAAGATACCATACCTCTACATCGCTAGTGAGGTCTACAAAACTAACAG GCAGAAAGTCATCAGCCACAAAGACAGCGAGAGCTGA